GAAGAAGAGAGAAGCACTGTGATCTCCCCCACCACCGCGACATAGAACACAAAGGAATCCGAATAACTGCAAACTCTACTTTACATTCCACCAAAATGGCACAAGCTATTACTCATTTTTAATAAAAAAGTCAAATCAGACGGTTGGCAGAAAGCAATAAAACCACTAACTTTGCAACCGACTAATAAAAGTGGAATTACGTTTTTTAAATTATATCACTTAAAAAAAGAGCTAATTATGACTTATTCACACGAAGTGGAACACATGTGTGTTGTGAAGAAAGGTCCTAACCACGGACCGGCTCCTATTCCCGAAGAAGGTAAATGGGTAAAAGCTAAAGAAATTGTTGACATCTCTGGTTTGACACACGGCATCGGCTGGTGTGCCCCCCAGCAAGGTGCATGTAAATTAACCCTCAACGTGAAGAACGGCGTTATCGAAGAATGTCTGGTTGAGACTATCGGTTGCTCCGGCATGACTCACTCTGCTGCCATGGCATCAGAAATCCTTCCGGGAAAGACCATTCTCGAAGCACTGAACACCGACCTTGTTTGCGACGCTATCAATACAGCAATGCGCGAGCTTTTCCTGCAAATCGTTTACGGACGTACTCAGTCGGCTTTCTCAGAAGGCGGTCTGATTATCGGCGCAGGTCTGGAAGACTTAGGTAAAGGGCTTATCAGCCAGACAGGTACTCTGTATGGAACAAAAGTGAAAGGTACTCGCTACCTGCAACTGACCGAAGGTTACATCACCAAGATGTTCCTCGACAAGAATGACGAAGTTTGCGGATACGAATTCGTCCACATGGGCAAATTCATGGATGCCATCAAGAAAGGTGTTCCTGCCGACGAAGCTCTGAAGAGTGTTACCGGTACTTACGGACGTACGAAGCCGGAACAGGGAATTGTTAAATCTATTGACCCACGTAAAGAATAAAAGGAGGATCCAGAATATGATTAGAGAAGTAAAATTTGAAAGTCAAGACCGCCGCATGAAGCAGATTATCGCTGCTTTGAATGAGAACGGCATCGCTTCTATCGAAGAAGCCAACGAAATCTGCGAAAAGGCAGGTTTGGATCCCTACAAGACCTGCGAAGAAACGCAGATGATCTGTTTTGAGAATGCCAAATGGGCTTACGTAGTAGGCTGTGCCATCGCTTTGAAGAAAGGCTGCAAGGTTGCTGCCGATGCCGCCGAAGCTATCGGTCTGGGTTTGCAAGCATTCTGCATTCCGGGTTCAGTAGCCGATGACCGCAAAGTAGGTTTAGGCCATGGCAATCTGGCTGCACGTCTGTTGCGCGAAGAGACCAAATGTTTCGCCTTCCTTGCCGGTCACGAGTCATTCGCTGCTGCCGAAGGTGCAATCAAGATTGCTGCCAAAGCAGACAAGGTACGTAAAGAACCTTTGCGTTGTATCTTGAACGGTTTGGGCAAAGACGCTGCACAGATTATCTCCCGTATCAACGGTTTCACATATGTTCAGACTCAATTCGACTATTACACAGGCGAATTGAAAGTTGTTCAGGAAATCGCTTACAGTGACGGTCCTCGCGCCAAAGTAAAATGCTATGGAGCCGATGACGTTCGCGAAGGTGTAGCTATCATGTGGAAAGAAGGCGTAGATGTTTCTATCACAGGTAACTCTACCAATCCGACTCGTTTCCAGCACCCGGTTGCAGGTACTTACAAGAAAGAGCGCACATTGGCCGGTAAACCTTATTTTTCAGTAGCATCAGGTGGTGGTACAGGTCGCACGCTTCACCCGGACAACATGGCCGCCGGCCCTGCTTCTTACGGCATGACTGACACTATGGGCCGTATGCACTCTGACGCTCAGTTCGCTGGTTCTTCATCAGTTCCTGCTCACGTGGAAATGATGGGATTCCTCGGTATCGGTAACAACCCGATGGTAGGATGTACAGTAGCTTGTGCAGTTGACGTGGCTCAGGCTTTGAGCAAGTAATTTAAGTTACTCTATATAGATAAACTCCTGTAATGCTTTTGGTTACAGGAGTTTTTTTATTTATGGCAACTTGGCTTGACAAGCTAAATTCTGCCTTATTTAAGTCAGTACAACCCATGTAAAAAGTAGCCAATTACCTCTCAAATCCAACAATGTACTTCCCATTTTTCAAGGGGATTTAAACGAGTGCATTATGCTTGTGGATTTTGGGGCAAAGAGTGTATTTATAACAAAAAACGAAAGTAGAAAAAACAAAAGTCATATTGACTTTTAAGAAAAGCATCTATCTTTGCAGAAAAATTCAGAAGA
Above is a window of Bacteroides helcogenes P 36-108 DNA encoding:
- a CDS encoding iron-sulfur cluster assembly scaffold protein — encoded protein: MTYSHEVEHMCVVKKGPNHGPAPIPEEGKWVKAKEIVDISGLTHGIGWCAPQQGACKLTLNVKNGVIEECLVETIGCSGMTHSAAMASEILPGKTILEALNTDLVCDAINTAMRELFLQIVYGRTQSAFSEGGLIIGAGLEDLGKGLISQTGTLYGTKVKGTRYLQLTEGYITKMFLDKNDEVCGYEFVHMGKFMDAIKKGVPADEALKSVTGTYGRTKPEQGIVKSIDPRKE
- a CDS encoding GGGtGRT protein, giving the protein MIREVKFESQDRRMKQIIAALNENGIASIEEANEICEKAGLDPYKTCEETQMICFENAKWAYVVGCAIALKKGCKVAADAAEAIGLGLQAFCIPGSVADDRKVGLGHGNLAARLLREETKCFAFLAGHESFAAAEGAIKIAAKADKVRKEPLRCILNGLGKDAAQIISRINGFTYVQTQFDYYTGELKVVQEIAYSDGPRAKVKCYGADDVREGVAIMWKEGVDVSITGNSTNPTRFQHPVAGTYKKERTLAGKPYFSVASGGGTGRTLHPDNMAAGPASYGMTDTMGRMHSDAQFAGSSSVPAHVEMMGFLGIGNNPMVGCTVACAVDVAQALSK